In Osmia bicornis bicornis chromosome 1, iOsmBic2.1, whole genome shotgun sequence, the following proteins share a genomic window:
- the LOC114873529 gene encoding G-protein coupled receptor dmsr-1-like isoform X2, whose protein sequence is MNFNTTSGYYVCNLSSFHSHYSQLHGWISLLVCIFGSIANILNILVLTRREMRSPTNIILTGLAVADLLVMIDYIPYAIHLYLYRRSRRDTFTYGWTIFVLFHSNFAQVCHTISICLTLILAVWRYVAVARPQQNREWCSYRRTIFAIFIAYVFCPVLCIPLYITTEVKKQVEVLDSNGMSLNIRNRSLIDVPLENTTNVTLYFVRLSETAKNHDILKELNFWIYSVVIKLFPCLVLTIVSLKLLQVLLEAKRRRRKLTNIQEENSERKKSCRRAEKERQTDRTTMMLLAVLLLFLLTELPQGILGLFSVLLGPGFFRTCYLMLGDVIDMLTLVNSAINFILYCTMSRQFRETFNKLFCNSWKIPSIGKQIFLENNGHTALLIY, encoded by the exons ATGAATTTTAACACTACCTCGGGCTACTATGTTTGCAACTTATCTTCGTTTCACTCGCATTATTCGCAGCTGCACGGCTGGATCTCACTCTTGGTTTGCATTTTTGGTTCGATCGCAAACATTTTGAACATTCTCGTTCTGACTCGGCGAGAGATGAGATCACCTACGAACATAATTTTAACAGGATTAGCTGTGGCCGATTTACTCGTAATGATAGATTACATTCCTTACGCGATTCATCTTTATCTGTACCGACGATCCAGAAGAGACACGTTCACCTACGGATGGACTATCTTCGTGCTGTTTCACTCAAACTTCGCTCAG GTTTGTCACACTATTTCAATTTGTTTGACGTTAATATTGGCTGTGTGGAGATACGTGGCGGTGGCAAGGCCACAACAGAACAGAGAGTGGTGTAGTTACAGACGAActatttttgcaattttcattGCGTATGTTTTTTGCCCTGTGCTTTGTATACCTCTGTACATTACGACAGAAGTGAAAAAACAAGTAGAGGTGTTGGATTCCAATGGAATGAGCCTAAATATTCGAAATCGAAGCTTGATCG ATGTACCATTAGAAAACACAACGAACGTAACACTGTATTTTGTTCGATTAAGCGAAACGGCGAAGAATCATGACATCCTGaaggaattaaatttttgGATCTATAGTGTGGTAATAAAACTTTTTCCTTGCCTCGTTCTAACAATTGTCAGCTTGAAACTTCTTCAAGTGCTGTTGGAGGCAAAACGAAGAAGGCGAAAGTTAACGAATATTCAGGAGGAAAATTctgaaaggaagaaaagcTGTCGAAGAGCTGAAAAAGAACGGCAAACTGATCGGACCACGATGATGTTGCTCGCAGTTTTGCTGCTTTTTTTATTGACAGAACTACCCCAGGGAATACTGGGACTTTTTAGTGTGCTCCTTGGTCCAGGATTTTTCCGGACTTGTTACTTGATGCTGG gTGACGTTATCGATATGTTAACCCTTGTAAACTCAGCTATAAATTTCATACTTTATTGCACAATGAGTAGACAATTTAGAGAAACGTTCAATAAACTTTTCTGCAACAGTTGGAAAATTCCCAGTATTGGAAAACagatttttttagaaaataatggacacaCGG CATTACTtatctattaa
- the LOC114873529 gene encoding G-protein coupled receptor dmsr-1-like isoform X1, which yields MNFNTTSGYYVCNLSSFHSHYSQLHGWISLLVCIFGSIANILNILVLTRREMRSPTNIILTGLAVADLLVMIDYIPYAIHLYLYRRSRRDTFTYGWTIFVLFHSNFAQVCHTISICLTLILAVWRYVAVARPQQNREWCSYRRTIFAIFIAYVFCPVLCIPLYITTEVKKQVEVLDSNGMSLNIRNRSLIDVPLENTTNVTLYFVRLSETAKNHDILKELNFWIYSVVIKLFPCLVLTIVSLKLLQVLLEAKRRRRKLTNIQEENSERKKSCRRAEKERQTDRTTMMLLAVLLLFLLTELPQGILGLFSVLLGPGFFRTCYLMLGDVIDMLTLVNSAINFILYCTMSRQFRETFNKLFCNSWKIPSIGKQIFLENNGHTGTNHTVTQVTQV from the exons ATGAATTTTAACACTACCTCGGGCTACTATGTTTGCAACTTATCTTCGTTTCACTCGCATTATTCGCAGCTGCACGGCTGGATCTCACTCTTGGTTTGCATTTTTGGTTCGATCGCAAACATTTTGAACATTCTCGTTCTGACTCGGCGAGAGATGAGATCACCTACGAACATAATTTTAACAGGATTAGCTGTGGCCGATTTACTCGTAATGATAGATTACATTCCTTACGCGATTCATCTTTATCTGTACCGACGATCCAGAAGAGACACGTTCACCTACGGATGGACTATCTTCGTGCTGTTTCACTCAAACTTCGCTCAG GTTTGTCACACTATTTCAATTTGTTTGACGTTAATATTGGCTGTGTGGAGATACGTGGCGGTGGCAAGGCCACAACAGAACAGAGAGTGGTGTAGTTACAGACGAActatttttgcaattttcattGCGTATGTTTTTTGCCCTGTGCTTTGTATACCTCTGTACATTACGACAGAAGTGAAAAAACAAGTAGAGGTGTTGGATTCCAATGGAATGAGCCTAAATATTCGAAATCGAAGCTTGATCG ATGTACCATTAGAAAACACAACGAACGTAACACTGTATTTTGTTCGATTAAGCGAAACGGCGAAGAATCATGACATCCTGaaggaattaaatttttgGATCTATAGTGTGGTAATAAAACTTTTTCCTTGCCTCGTTCTAACAATTGTCAGCTTGAAACTTCTTCAAGTGCTGTTGGAGGCAAAACGAAGAAGGCGAAAGTTAACGAATATTCAGGAGGAAAATTctgaaaggaagaaaagcTGTCGAAGAGCTGAAAAAGAACGGCAAACTGATCGGACCACGATGATGTTGCTCGCAGTTTTGCTGCTTTTTTTATTGACAGAACTACCCCAGGGAATACTGGGACTTTTTAGTGTGCTCCTTGGTCCAGGATTTTTCCGGACTTGTTACTTGATGCTGG gTGACGTTATCGATATGTTAACCCTTGTAAACTCAGCTATAAATTTCATACTTTATTGCACAATGAGTAGACAATTTAGAGAAACGTTCAATAAACTTTTCTGCAACAGTTGGAAAATTCCCAGTATTGGAAAACagatttttttagaaaataatggacacaCGGGTACAAATCATACGGTAACACAAGTGACGCAAGTATAA
- the LOC123987748 gene encoding succinate--CoA ligase [GDP-forming] subunit beta, mitochondrial-like isoform X2, whose translation MVSKEVCILQRTVVDVVKNMLGHRLITKQTSEDGILVQKIMIAESVNIKQETYICILMDRQHNGPVLIASPAGGMDIETVAEKTPELLKTVPLDIYYGIDDDIAKDVSIFLGFLDPTVQEKAIFELKNLWKLFVDIDALQVEINPLAVTTDNQVIAVDAKISFDDNAQFRQQDLFALEDNDTKDPREAAASRFNLNYIGMDGNIGCLVNGAGLAMATMDIIKLNGGSPANFLDVGGGVKEDQVYQAFKILSDDPKVKVILVNVFGGIVNCATIAKGIITAYHNLRLEIPLVVRLEGTNVTEAKKILAESNLSILTANDLDEAAKKAVCSVKA comes from the exons ATGGTTTCAAAGGAGGTGTGCATCTTACAAAGGA CTGTTGTAGATGTTGTGAAAAATATGCTAGGTCACCGCCTTATCACTAAACAGACTTCAGAAGATGGCATATTAGTACAAAAAATTATGATAGCAGAATCTGTAAATATAAAGCAAGAAACATACATTTGTATTCTTATGGATAGACAGCACAATGGTCCTGTGTTAATTGCTTCACCAGCAGGTGGTATGGATATTGAAACAGTTGCTGAAAAAACtcctgaattattaaaaacagtACCTCTAGATATATATTATGGTATTGATGATGATATTGCTAAAGATGTTAGCATATTTCTTGGTTTTCTGGATCCAACTGTACAAGAGAAAGcaatatttgaattaaaaaatttgtggaaACTGTTTGTAGATATTGATGCTTTGCAAGTTGAAATTAATCCATTGGCTGTAACTACAGATAATCAAGTTATAGCAGTAGATGCAAAAATATCATTTGATGATAATGCTCAATTCAGACAGCAGGATTTGTTTGCTTTAGAGGATAATGATACAAAAGATCCTAGAGAAGCAGCTGCATCacgatttaatttaaattatattggCATGGATGGTAACATAGGATGCTTGG TTAATGGTGCTGGTTTAGCAATGGCTACTATGGACATAATTAAACTAAATGGTGGCTCTCCAGCAAACTTCTTAGATGTAGGTGGAGGTGTTAAGGAAGATCAAGTGTATCAAGCATTTAAAATTCTAAGTGATG ATCCGAAAGTAAAAGTAATTCTTGTAAATGTGTTTGGAGGAATTGTAAATTGTGCCACTATAGCCAAAGGTATTATTACAGCATATCATAATTTACGACTTGAAATTCCACTTGTTGTTAGACTGGAag GTACTAATGTGACAGAAGCAAAGAAAATTCTTGCAGAAAGTAACTTGTCAATTCTTACTGCAAATGATTTAGACGAAGCTGCTAAAAAAGCAGTTTGTTCGGTAAAAGCATAA
- the LOC123987748 gene encoding succinate--CoA ligase [GDP-forming] subunit beta, mitochondrial-like isoform X1 gives MLRIASRKLYSIQVLTKNSTFNVNQTRNLNLLEYQSKELLRDCGVSVQNFTIVDDLNKTDSALEKLHADEYVIKAQVLAGGRGKGWFDNGFKGGVHLTKDRKAVVDVVKNMLGHRLITKQTSEDGILVQKIMIAESVNIKQETYICILMDRQHNGPVLIASPAGGMDIETVAEKTPELLKTVPLDIYYGIDDDIAKDVSIFLGFLDPTVQEKAIFELKNLWKLFVDIDALQVEINPLAVTTDNQVIAVDAKISFDDNAQFRQQDLFALEDNDTKDPREAAASRFNLNYIGMDGNIGCLVNGAGLAMATMDIIKLNGGSPANFLDVGGGVKEDQVYQAFKILSDDPKVKVILVNVFGGIVNCATIAKGIITAYHNLRLEIPLVVRLEGTNVTEAKKILAESNLSILTANDLDEAAKKAVCSVKA, from the exons ATGTTGCGAATTGCAAGCCGAAAGTTATATTCAATTCAAGTGTTGACAAAAAATTCAACATTTAATGTTAACCAGAcgagaaatttgaatttactTGAATATCAAAGCAAGGAACTTCTCAGAGATTGCGGAGTTTCTGTGCAAAATTTCACTATTGTGgatgatttaaataaaacagatTCTGCTTTAGAAAAACTGC ATGCAGATGAATATGTTATAAAAGCTCAAGTATTAGCTGGTGGTCGTGGTAAGGGTTGGTTTGATAATGGTTTCAAAGGAGGTGTGCATCTTACAAAGGA CCGTAAAGCTGTTGTAGATGTTGTGAAAAATATGCTAGGTCACCGCCTTATCACTAAACAGACTTCAGAAGATGGCATATTAGTACAAAAAATTATGATAGCAGAATCTGTAAATATAAAGCAAGAAACATACATTTGTATTCTTATGGATAGACAGCACAATGGTCCTGTGTTAATTGCTTCACCAGCAGGTGGTATGGATATTGAAACAGTTGCTGAAAAAACtcctgaattattaaaaacagtACCTCTAGATATATATTATGGTATTGATGATGATATTGCTAAAGATGTTAGCATATTTCTTGGTTTTCTGGATCCAACTGTACAAGAGAAAGcaatatttgaattaaaaaatttgtggaaACTGTTTGTAGATATTGATGCTTTGCAAGTTGAAATTAATCCATTGGCTGTAACTACAGATAATCAAGTTATAGCAGTAGATGCAAAAATATCATTTGATGATAATGCTCAATTCAGACAGCAGGATTTGTTTGCTTTAGAGGATAATGATACAAAAGATCCTAGAGAAGCAGCTGCATCacgatttaatttaaattatattggCATGGATGGTAACATAGGATGCTTGG TTAATGGTGCTGGTTTAGCAATGGCTACTATGGACATAATTAAACTAAATGGTGGCTCTCCAGCAAACTTCTTAGATGTAGGTGGAGGTGTTAAGGAAGATCAAGTGTATCAAGCATTTAAAATTCTAAGTGATG ATCCGAAAGTAAAAGTAATTCTTGTAAATGTGTTTGGAGGAATTGTAAATTGTGCCACTATAGCCAAAGGTATTATTACAGCATATCATAATTTACGACTTGAAATTCCACTTGTTGTTAGACTGGAag GTACTAATGTGACAGAAGCAAAGAAAATTCTTGCAGAAAGTAACTTGTCAATTCTTACTGCAAATGATTTAGACGAAGCTGCTAAAAAAGCAGTTTGTTCGGTAAAAGCATAA
- the LOC114873525 gene encoding contactin produces the protein MCHIQTILIYILVAITGVFTQNTFYGEVIHQCPQHWIKFQESCYRFIKSPIREREDARKNCQAYQSDLVTINSLEEHGFILYQLLWQDPQHRKWYTGIKYQNGNWMNEADNTQLINMENAILPEPSDNSYSRDYLVYSYHNNLQRWGLEGVSGREKLLYICEAPISNLHNLVDDDRTYHYGVEIDNPNEIPRGPYFIKQPVDKVFDVSKRKISNDVSLSCLAGGYPAPTYEWFKEDYENDRLIATKIDPLTNTRYTVSGGTLIIYEPEQTEDRGSYHCKATNKFGTIISESVELSFGYILEFNLKRSEERGDEKWGKAVYCDPPQHFPGVKYYWARDYFPNFVEEDKRVFVSHDGALYFSALEMIDRGNYSCNVQSVASDTGRNGPFFPLRVDPHSSFQQLKFPNNFPKAFPEAPIAGEEVRLECVAFGYPVPSYNWTRRGGSLPRGAYTTSYNRVLIIPKVHVDDQGEYMCRVHNDRLSIENFVTLTIQAAPNFTIPLVDKHMDNRGELTWTCEAFGIPDVTYNWFRNGELLNIDTLPFEDRDRYFIQDNVLTIKNLDPERDQALYQCRAKNQLKTKYSSAQLRVLSLKPSFKKRPMEPETYAAEKGNVTIFCNPEAAPRPKFVWKKDGNIIGSGGRRKILETGSLIISPVSSDDEGTYVCSATNQYGSDETRGRLIVLRGPHFLEKLPQRITTAVMQNRTLRCMGEVDEMLDVAYIWKHNGLRIRDEDLANNPRLRIDGEELRIINATFAEGGEYECIIKSAVGEISSKTMVTVEGPPGPPGGVQVVNIVKTSTTLRWTDGALNGRSITKYTVTARTNWNHTWFNLIENITAIEVDRYNGRKEAYLENVLSPYTTYEFCVSAFNELGYSVPSSPSPQYSTPPDKPYKIPSNIGGGGGKIGDLTITWDPLPSSDQNGAGIYYKVFWRRKNHETEFQSLSLKGHGNIGRSVVSIQSQFYYTEYEVKVQAANSLGFGPISNEVTIFSAEDMPQVAPQQVVAHSYNSTSLKVSWAPIEQTREKIRGKLIGHRIKYWKESNREEDAVYYLSRSTQPLALVVGLQPDTYYYVKVMAYNSAGEGPESERYLERTYRKAPQKPPSSVNVHGVNPSTVRVVWRYVQPSLDEEPLIGYKIRVWELDQDMSTANDTIIPGGSKLEADITNLSPGKAYHLRVLAFSNGGDGRMSSPTHTFQMGDVSSFRSSASNKILDAALGISLLLLLRIYNCV, from the exons ATGTGTCATATACAAACAATTTTGATATATATCCTGGTTGCAATAACCGGTGTATTTACTCAGAATACCTTCTATGGAGAAGTAATTCATCAATGTCCACAACATTggataaaatttcaagaatccTGTTATCGTTTTATAAAAAGTCCTAttagagaaagagaagatGCAAGAAAAAATTGTCAAGCTTATCAGAGTGATCTTGTTACAATTAATTCATTAGAAGAACATGGATTTATattatatcaattattatGGCAAGATCCACAGCACCGTAAATGGTATACTGgtataaaatatcaaaatggTAACTGGATGAATGAAGCTGATAATACTCAGTTAATAAACATGGAAAATGCAATTTTACCAGAACCAAGTGACAATTCATATAGTAGAGATTATCTAGTATATTCTTATCATAATAATCTACAGCGTTGGGGATTAGAAGGTGTATCTGGTAGagagaaattattatatatttgtgAAGCCCCAATTTCAAATTTGCATAATTTGGTAGATGATGATCGTACTTACCATTATGGTGTTGAAATTGACAATCCTAATGAAATACCTAGAGGCccatattttattaaacaacCTGTAGATAAAGTATTTGATgtatcaaaaagaaaaataagcaATGATGTTTCATTGAGTTGCTTGGCAGGTGGTTATCCTGCACCTACATATGAGTGGTTTAAAGAAGATTATGAAAATGATAGATTAATTGCAACAAAAATAGATCCACTAACTAATACAAGATATACTGTCAGTGGTGgtactttaattatttatgaacCTGAGCAG ACCGAGGATAGAGGCTCGTATCATTGTAAAGCAACCAATAAATTCGGTACAATTATATCTGAAAGTGTAGAACTATcatttggatatattttggaatttaatttaaaacgcTCGGAGGAGCGTGGAGACGAGAAATGGGGAAAGGCTGTGTATTGTGATCCACCTCAACATTTTCCTggagtaaaatattattggGCACGTGACTATTTCCCCAATTTTGTCGAAGAAGATAAACGCGTTTTTGTTTCCCATGACGGGGCTCTTTATTTCTCTGCATTGGAAATGATTGATCGCGGAAATTATTCTTGTAACGTTCAAAGTGTTGCCTCGGATACTGGTCGTAATGGGCCATTCTTCCCTTTGAGAGTTGATCCGCatt CTTCTTTCCAGCAATTAAAGTTTCCTAATAATTTTCCAAAAGCATTTCCTGAAGCACCAATTGCAGGGGAAGAAGTTAGACTAGAATGTGTTGCATTTGGATA TCCTGTTCCCTCATATAATTGGACAAGAAGAGGTGGATCATTACCGCGTGGAGCATATACAACTAGTTATAATCGAGTATTAATTATACCGAAAGTACATGTTGATGATCAAGGAGAGTACATGTGTAGAGTTCATAATGATAGATTGTCAATTGAAAACTTTGTAACATTAACCATTCAAGCAGCTCCAAATTTTACTATTCCACTAGTAGATAAACATATGGATAACAGAGGAGAATTAACTTGGACTTGTGAAGCATTTGGAATACCAGATGTTACTTATAATTGGTTTAGAAATGGTGAACTCTTAAATATAGATACGCTTCCTTTTGAAGATAGAGATCGATATTTTATACAAGACAATGTTTTAACCATCAAAAATTTGGATCCGGAACGAGACCAAGCGTTGTATCAATGCCGTGCAAAAAATCAGTTAAAGACAAAGTATTCATCCGCACAATTAAGAGTTCTAT CATTAAAACCGTCGTTTAAAAAACGACCTATGGAACCTGAAACTTATGCAGCTGAAAAAGGTAATGTTACTATCTTTTGCAATCCTGAAGCTGCACCCAGGCCAAAATTCGTTTGGAAAAAGGACGGAAATATTATTGGTTCTGGTGGTAGACgtaaaattttagaaactGGCAGCCTTATAATTAGTCCTGTTTCAAGCGACGATGAAGGCACTTATGTGTGCAGTGCAACGAATCAGTATGGAAGTGATGAAACTCGAGGACGATTAATAGTATTAC GTGGTCCgcattttcttgaaaaattaccTCAACGTATAACTACAGCCGTAATGCAAAATCGAACTTTACGTTGTATGGGAGAAGTGGATGAAATGTTAGATGTAGCTTATATTTGGAAACATAATGGTTTACGAATCAGGGATGAAGATTTAGCGAATAATCCAAGATTGCGTATCGATGGCGAGGAACTTAGGATAATAAACGCCACATTTGCAGAAGGAGGAGAATATGAATGCATAATTAAAAGTGCTGTAGGAGAAATTTCTAGCAAAACGATGGTGACGGTAGAAGGTCCACCTGGACCACCGGGTGGTGTTCAAgttgtaaatattgtaaaaacaTCTACAACATTACGTTGGACTGATGGTGCTTTGAATGGTAGATCCATTACTAAGTATACTGTAACTGCAAGAACTAACTGGAATCACACATGGTTCAATTTGATAGAAA ATATCACTGCCATTGAAGTAGATAGATATAATGGTAGAAAAGAGGCttatttagaaaatgtttTAAGTCCTTATACCACTTATGAATTTTGCGTGTCGGCTTTTAATGAATTGGGATATAGTGTCCCATCATCACCTTCTCCACAGTACAGTACACCGCCGGATAAACCATATAAAATCCCATCTAACATAGGTGGTGGAGGTGGAAAAATTGGAGATCTTACGATAACATGGGATCCTTTACCGTCTTCTGATCAAAATGGTGCAGGAATTTATTATAAAGTATTTTGGCGTCGAAAGAATCATGAGACGGAGTTTCAGTCTTTGTCCTTAAAAGGACATGGTAATATTGGAAGAAGTGTTGTATCGATACAATCGCAATTCTATTATACAGAATATGAAGTGAAAGTTCAAGCAGCAAATTCGTTAGGTTTTGGGCCAATTTCTAATGAAGTTACAATATTCAGTGCAGAAGATATGCCGCAAGTAGCTCCACAGCAAGTGGTTGCACATAGTTATAACAGTACTAGTTTGAAAGTTAGTTGGGCACCAATTGAACAAACTCGTGAAAAGATACGAGGAAAGTTAATTGGTCAcagaataaaatattggaaagAAAGTAATAGAGAAGAAGATGCGGTATACTATCTATCTAGAAGCACACAACCTTTGGCCCTTGTAGTTGGTTTGCAACCTGATACTTATTATTATGTTAAAGTAATGGCGTACAATTCCGCTGGGGAAGGTCCAGAAAGTGAACGATATTTAGAAAGAACTTATCGTAAAGCACCACAGAAACCACCATCTTCTGTTAATGTGCATGGTGTAAATCCATCAACAGTTAGAGTTGTGTGGCGTTACGTGCAACCAAGTTTGGATGAAGAACCATTAATAGGTTACAAGATACGTGTGTGGGAATTAGATCAAGATATGAGCACTGCAAATGATACTATTATACCAGGTGGTTCAAAATTAGAAGCAGATATTACTAATCTTAGTCCTGGTAAGGCGTATCATTTACGAGTACTTGCATTTAGCAACGGTGGAGACGGACGTATGTCAAGTCCAACTCATACGTTTCAAATGGGTGATGTATCTAGTTTTAGAAGTAGTGCGAGTAATAAGATTTTAGATGCTGCTCTAGGAATATCattgttattactattacGAATTTATAACTGTGTGTAA